The DNA region aaaagtttaactcttaaattcttcaaatactttgttaaaaatgtcaAGCACGCATCAAGGTATCGATACTGACTGTATGACACTTACCCGCTATGTTTTAGCGGAGCAGCGTAAAGTCCCCGAAGCAACTGGGGACCTCACGCAATTATTGAGTAATATTATGACAGCAATTAAAGCTATATCCACAGCAGTAAGGAAAGCTGGTATTGCACAATTATATGGCATGGCTGGGGAGACCAACATTCAAGGTGAAGAGGTAAAGAAGTTAGATGTTTTAGCTAATGAGTTGTTCATTAATATGATGAAATCATCTTATGGTACTTGCTTGCTTGTATccgaagaaaatgaaaatgtcaTCGAAGTTGAAACCGCCCAACAAGGAAAATACATTGTTTGTTTTGATCCTTTGGATGGTTCATCTAACATAGATTGTTTGGTATCAATAGGATCTATATTTGCAATATACCGCCGTGATTCCAATGATCCACCCTCTCCTAAAGATGCATTGCAAAGCGGGCGCAATATTGTTGCTGCGGGCTATGGCTTGTATGGAAGTGCTACTATGCTTGTTTTGTCCATTGGTGGACCAGTTAATGGTTTCATGTTAGATCCATCCATTGGGGAATTTATCCTAACTGATCCAGACATTAAGATTAAACCCCGAGGAAAGATTTACAGTTTAAATGAAGGCTATGAAGCTCTGTGGGATGCGGCTGTTTCTGAGTATGTGAGAAGTAAAAAACGTCCCGCTTCTGGAAAACCATATGGTGCAAGGTATATTGGCTCAATGGTGGCAGATGTGCACCGAACTCTAAAATACGGTGGTATATTTATGTACCCAGCTACAAAGGATTCACCCAAGGGCAAGCTTAGGTTAATGTATGAATGCAATCCAATGGGctatttgattgaaaaagcaGGAGGTATTGCTACCACTGGTAAAATGCCTATTTTAGATATTGTGCCTGAATCTATTCATCAACGTTCCCCTATCTTTTTGGGTTCACCAGAAGATGTTAAAGAAGTAATGGAACTTTATAAAcagtataaattataaattctagtattttcaaaaattgtaaaaatatttttgtttattaatgttCTTAATTCATAGAATTATTCCTATTTAGCAATTATGTGTCAAGACTGttaatatttaggaaaaactttattttattacgtagaaaatcgaaaaaaagtacatattaaacaattatcattattttcttctacatgacttttaactaatttattaatttttaaaatatttaaagaaaagaaatctgtGATGTGTAAGCGTTTAAATTGCAAGatggattatatttttatataaatattttatcggaTAAAGGATATTTTTGTTAAGCATTTATTGTACATCAAATAATTTAcagtagaaattattatttgctgtttgaatgttattttactGTGCCAAActgaataatcaaaatttttttctattttaagacATAATGTATACACACAGTTCCTAACagtcatttcaattaaaaactaatctgTCATTTTAGTTGTATTTCTTTCAATGTGTGtatattcaaaagaattttctagTATTTGTTTTTGTGCCATTCATTTATAGTGGTCTATTTTGGTTACAGGGTGAAAACACTTAAGCTGTTACTTGTTCATTTAcgatattaaaactataatgtCTTACTTTGAATTTCCcaataaaaatttcctgaatttctattttttttcggtTTCTTGACATACCATTAGCTGAATATCCATTCTTCTAACCGggtaaaaagttttatagtaaataataaattatcaaaactgCGAAATATTCACAAAACTAAATGGCATGCACAGACATAattcataaagttaaaataattccaatttatttattatttctcccTGTGACTATACAATATTAGAGTAAGCAAAATCAtgttaaattgttcaaaatgaaCAATAACTATACTCTGTATCATTCCACTTAATGATTTTTCTAGCGACCGATTCACAATAATCGAAACTTACcacaatcaagcaatttttcaattatgttctgctgttggtaatttttatatttacattatgggttatatgaaattatttacttttatagaaacatgtttcaaaggtgaaattaaaaacagaacaagCTGGtagttattgataattttagaaatattactttCATGATGTTGCCCTTTCATGTCATCCACATTGATCTGACCTTAccgtataaaaataatttcttatattcgaatgcacaaaataaaaagaaagaccaccagaatagcttttgatctaatgatttgatttacatgttccaggactcaatcttaaaggttgaAGTAatgtagacgatattttgagttacgaaatcagacacaaaacgtactttctctgaataaacatatcctTTTTTCAACGGACTCTAATTTCTGGCCCACAAAATATAGAGGGCAGaagcaatctggaaaatatggttcctatagtttgttcaggagagcatttcaaagtttgaacctccttaatgttttatattttgcgtatttcggcatatctctagaactttttaagcgaatttgaaatttttttgcacataactataaaattcatttatcaagtcaaaatatatctttcagtaaatatttattactctcttttcattttatttaattttgagttgTGAGGTATGGAGtttttttcgtcattttaaagaatgaaattttactaccaaactatggggaccatatttcccagattggcTACTTCCTATATTTTGTGGGTTAGAAATCagaatccatcaaaaaaaaaaggtatgtttcttcaaagaaagtacttttttgtgtctgatttctttgtgaaacatacttttttgtgaaatatcgTCTACATTACttaacatatttgaagtcaccctcaCGGGCAATTAAGTTTGAGTCCTTgaatgtgaagatccaatcattagatcaaaagttaatcagggtggttcgttttttattttgctcactcTACAATTAACTCAGTTATTGATCAAGAAGAACTGTAAGTTAGGAAACATTATTATCTTTGGATTGAAAGGTAAAAGCATCTGTAGTTTAGTTTGTAACTGCCTTATGTTATAcctatgtgaaaaatttttctaatttcccTCCTTAAGAGACtaattggaaatttttgaatgatcTGAGATTAAAATTACCTTTGCACCggataattgaatttcaaaactaGCAGAAATGGTTCTATTTTGCAAAATTGAATGTTTGACAAAAagtatggaaataatttaagttacaaataagaataaaaatagaaaatagctaaaaaaatatataatttttaaaatatagttttgtgcaagaatttttacattgtacACTGGAATTGGGAGTTAAAGCaactaaactaataattattattactctttTACCCTATAAAATGCAATGTTTATAgacccacagtggactgattgtaagAAACActaaatcaagcatcactggctgtgatCGGTGAGTTGCCACTTATAGATCAGCCAGGACTAAGGACTGAGAGTGGGGAACCCGACCCCTAttctgaggatcaaaattgtaatggtgTGTCTTCGTATCATCATCCTCAGTGATGCTTTCCTGACACTAGAGCAAAACTAGATTTATTTACATCACACTAGAGCTACAAAATGGCCTATAGCCCATTTTGCAGCGCTAGTGTGatgtaaataaagatttaagacatatttataaggaaaggggaaaaaagttttttttttataactaagcaACTACATACTAAATCTAAGTAAGCTAGTATATATGAAAGATAAATTACCAAAACATTATCAGTAGTCTAGAAAGTATTATAtgatcattaatattaattgtaattaaaactatattgaaaTCAGGTACTTATCTAATTTAGAGGCAGTAAAAATCAGCCATACTACTATTGATGCTTATGTCTAAATAGTTGACTATTATTTTAGGTAATAGGTTTTTTGCAGCCACTTGTAACTGATACATATTGCATTAAAGACTCAGTGGTATACAAAGAATTGTCAATAGAACTCcactgtttttatatttatctgtgTTTTCCCTCTTTGAGAGTCAAAAATAACActaaatgaaagtttttgataataCAATACAATCTTATCTTGTAAACATTCCTGTAGAATGGATAACTCTGATTTCTGACAACTCTGAAAAGCTCTAGCAACCTTCTATGAATAAATTACGTATTCACATACTTTCTTAACTGAAAACAGGCAgcaatttgtattaaataaaaaatctttcaaatctCTCAAAATCAGACATCCCaaactttcagaaattaattttggtttgtattttttaaatgtgaatctTTGAAagatgcgttttttttaaaaaacaaaatagaataagaAAGAGAATTTTCATGATAAGGAGACAAAgagaacattaaaaagaaatgtataaaatattaagaatagactggaatatttaaaactttgaacCAAATTATTGAGAGTTTGTTATTGTATACAACTCCCTggcaaaaatgataaaataggttaatactgtacttttttttattttatcaaaatgctaGTATTTTTGTTAGGTTAGTTTATGTACAAGATAACATGAAAGTAGTTCATGTTGAAAGCTTGGCATTAGAATATTAAGTCATTTAATTCTATGCGTAAAATGCTTAGCATTGAGAAGCAGGTCATTTTGGTCTACTTGTTGTACCAGCTGTAAGCCAAAGGTTATAAGAAATTATCgtctttattttagattatggTGAATAAGTAtaggagataaaaaataaaaaaaattcataacagccaaaatattttttgaaagtaatctaaaaattttgatctaatttaTGCAagacaaattttgaaatgactTGCTCTACAGTTTCATGATTACAATCACATTTTTAATCTCCAGTAtcttatataaatgattactaaACTTAATCAAACATATTTGATCTAGTAGTTTTCTAATAAGAAGgcttaatgttttcttttatttttgaatctccttgtattgttttttcatattctgttttaaaatgaattttcatttctttaattttatatagttttgttaTAGATCAAGCATacaatttcagaagaaaatttatttaaaaaagctttcttgaagaaaacaatagaaaaatttcattcattagcAAATTGAGAAATTGGATAAACATGTGATTTAAtaagcatattaaaatttttaaatttataatttccataaatacttgttttattaatttggttaaagaataattaatgtattgTTGCAATTTATTTTGAGCAGATAATTCCCGTTAactgtgaatttttatttgatagagaacttgaaaagaaaaataattttacacaatttcaaGTAACGTGAAGTGATTTTTCCaagaattactaaattttttttctataaatgaaaaagaaatactttaatgACTGAAAATCACACTCTTTAATCACTAgataataagtataattaagtttaaaaattaactaggttaataaggattaaaaattaagataagaaTGAATTATCTCtctgtaaattaaaaagaattactcTGATGTAACTAAAATTTGCATtcgatatttatttacaaaataagaataattaggaaaaaacaaatatattaactttACGATTAAACATATACAATGTGATATTTAATGCAGGttgccaaaatttttttgaaaagataatgAATTATGCtttgttttccaaaaataaaaaattttcaataaaattaggCAAGCTTACTTTTATAGtatttcttaatgttaatttattccattatataatatataaaattttcaatatatacatataaaacttttttaataacaaccAGGCAACACAATAAAATCTCTGCGTATACCATAATGGAATtgctaaaatattcttttaaaacaatatattttttatttcattaaaaaagacataacaaaaaaaaatattttgtacataaaatatatacaggtaGTCAGCAACACATTAAGGTAACTGCCAGTTTTCTGTTTTGCATTCTATGTTTTCTACAAGTCCCTCACCTAAGATTTTGAAGTTTTCTAGGATCTCTTCTACATTTGGAACCAATTTGCAGCCATGGCTggtctaaaatataaataaaacaattattaaagagcaagtaatttttttaaaatgatattgtgAGCATGATAGTTAATAAAGGAACACAAATTTGTTTCTGATTTTAGTAGCATTTAAAATTCACTCAGttgaggtaaaaataaaatttatttggtgcAAAACAATAAactggaagtttttttttaaaaaacttcacactttaaaaagctttttattataaGACTTAACAGATTAAAATAGTATATAGTAACACCGAATCTTAATTTAAGATATCCAGAATgtcattttcacttttttaaaagagctcACACACACCTTTGTTTTacgaataaaacaattaaaaaaataagtaattaaaaatatttctaactaaggaattttaacttttgtacaGAGAAAGACTTATACATACTTTGGCATTTTCGGGATAAAAAGCAGCTGATTTCCATTTGACAGTAATGAAATCACCTCCATATGAATCATTTAGAAAAACAGCCAAATCACcgaaattttcctaaaattaaacatagaaagtattcttaaaatatttatgtacattattgataaaaaaaaaagttttataacaaaaataaaacatttaaacaaagaaaGATGCGTTgttcttaatttcatttgtgttttttttttaaaaaaaaagaaaaagagataatgattttttgcaaatatggCGAATGGCCAAGCAAAATTTGCCAACAGACAGTTCAATAAttatacgtatttttttaattccaagcAAATTTTGCTTGGAATTAAATGTATTTCCAATTATACGTATTTCATAATTccataaattttgaagaagaattATAATACTTACAATAAGTTCTTCTAGGTAATGTTGCACAGGATCAAACTCAACAATTGGATAGACTTCATTGATGTTAGATTGATAAGGCTCAAATAATGGGAAAGGGTCATTTGTTTTTACATCAACTGCATAACTAAGTTtaggaatttcttttctttttagatgAATTATTACATCAAACATATGCAAAGGTGGTCTAAATAACACCTGTATAAGAGAGAcaagataatttcttttaatttttatttataaaagaaagaggaaaacatgaagaataaaaatcatatcAGAATATTCCATGAAACTATTTGTCAGATACATAGAGTTATGAGTAACGATTTAaaacttcttcttttttcccATATAAATGTAAAAGTGTCCACAAAAACAAACACGAAAGATACAAAAGTTTCacctaaaatattaataagtaaatatagtCAAACCTAACTAGAACCTCAGCTTCACAAATCTTCTGaattcaaagttaaaatgttCCCTTTAAATTTCCTATGCATtcgttgttaaaaaaaaaaaaccatgatTAGAAGAATTTCTTTTCTGCTTTCCCTTGAAGAACTGGACTTTTTTGAggtacaaaaaagtaaatagtttccactcaaaacagaatttttttaaaaaataaaaaacctattCATAAATTTGTAAGGAATGGGATGTAATAATTGCAAACAacacaataaaaactaaatttctgtTGATCCTCAAAAAGGGGAGTTAAAAACTCTCGTTTTTTGTCTCAGACAGTTGCAAAGCTGAATAATAAGCTGATTTTCGAACCAAGTGTCAAAACACTAATATATGAATAAGAgtcaaaactagtttttttattatttttttaaaattagactcttaaatatatcaaacaaaatttattcattatccTTGACTTCTTAGGAATTTGAGTTCTATGATTTCTCTAAATTGATAAAGTTCTCTGACTTTTCCTTTCTGAGGACTCCCTGAATAACATCAAATGAGTTAATAAGAAATGTTAACTTTAACAATGTTCTGATTGGGAGTTatgcaaattattcatttatacaaATGCTGTGggttttttaatgcaaaaaaaaaaaaaaaaaaacagttttcaaatttaaaatattgggcACCAGGTGCGAATCTTTAAGTGACTTGAATACCAGGAGCCTGAGATTTCAGTTTCTCATTAACACTAAATAAAATTCGGtctaattattaagtttaaagcTAACaactaatagtattttttaattacattattatatttttgttaattccaATGAACTTACTTTACAGTCAAAAGATTTGCAGTTAAGGAAAGCTTCTTTCAAAGTATTTAAGCTTGCTTCAGCAAGCATTATTATCCTTTTAAGAATGACAGGTGGAGGCTTGTTTTTTGTCCACATGTTGCCTTTTTTATCAAATGGAGTGATGATAACCATGGGTGGAAGAGTAGATCTCTGagaagtaaaatttgaatttatttcttctatatCTTCAGCTAAAAAtaggaaaagtaaataaattacaatacaaaaattaacaagattcacgcaatattcataaatttaatttcttttttcaaggaTGGTTACACTAAGGTGGTTAACCAGAAACTAGCAATAAATAAGGTCATTAAATGAAAACACAAACAATATCATAGAggtaaacaattaataaaaatgttaattagttgtaagaaaaaagagaaacttcAAATGCAAggctaaatttagttttatctatgcttcaagaaaattttctaacaatagGAAGCTattgtgatttttctattctatacttgcaataattgttaatttcaataacaataagTGTTGAAAATAGGCACTAGATCATATAAGTAAGAAACAAAGAAATgatatctagaaaaaaaaatgtctgtataaaacaaaaaaatacataactaatCATTCATTAGCTAAACAATCTTTCTTAaaagcagaaaagaaaaaaaaattaaatatgattttattgcataaattacAGTACAGGAGGGGTGCTAACCTTCTTAAattcaagaatataaaaaaattatatttgcacaatttaaataaaaataattatttataaataaatatttaataaaaacatttataagaatatcattattgattaaaattaattgatgatAGATGTATTAGGCAGAAAAGGAAAACCTAATGAAATATcatattacaaatgaaaattagtgaatttttttttataactttcatatATTATAGAATTGTTAATTGGATACAAACATCAtacagacacaaaaatgtaacaattacAAAGTTGGAGAATTTATGGAAAGGAATCGGGAAACACTGACTTACAAATGTTCCCTCActttgaagataaaattcaatattttgttaaaatatacttCAATGCTTCTTTAAtcacaagaagaaaaaaaaaacattgtcagtaggttattttatttatgattctatttttttcctcacaattaaaaatatatgcctGTTGATATCAAATTTCATAGATTAACTTCTACAAATTTGACTCATAGtaagtaatttcaaaacaaaaatgtgttaCAAATGACAACAAAAGTGGGTAAATTTTGTGATCAGGAGCCAGTGGAGCATgttcaaaatttctcaaatattcaaattgcAATCATGTGATCTTTTCCAACAACTctgtttatagtttttaaatattcaaaaaaattttttaaaagaaaacaacccATAAAgtcccattttaaaaaaaatagtaatattcaaattcaatttataattttccagAATTTAAGGATCTATCTCacttcagtaatttttaattgcatattttatatgattttttattgatgaaaaaaaaattgaaaaaagaaattagcacAGCGCTGTTCAATATTTTcgttacaaataaaaactttcaaaaacatttcatttaactttaaatcacttgttaataaaaaaaaaaaaaaaaaagaaaagaaaaaaactcaNaaaaaaaaaaaaaagaagaaagggCGAATATCTCCTCTCTCtaacatttaaactaattaagtttttaactcTTTACAGGAATAGTTTTGACGATTCAAAGCATACTATAGTGGTTCCTGGGCCCAAAACTTGCCCATTTCTTAATGATAAAACTTACCCGTTAattcatgatttaaattaacaatcagAGGAACTGCTGTCCAGTTGTGAGTAATTATTAACGACAAGAAACGAATAAATGCTGTTTGTGGAGAGCtgcaaaatagtttattgttaTTAGATAAGTGTGAGAAGGAAAAAGTCATTGCAAATAGCTCATAATAGAAAGCAAGTGAAATAATTAACAAGTggaatttaaaacttaactgaaaaagtaaaactaatgacttaaaaacaatttcagtaaataaatgagtttgaatatttaagaataGCTGTTTGCAAtactgaattttatttgtcttgCAAAAAAATGCGAATGAAAGAACAAGGTCCGGCTTATACAGCATTTCTAAGACAAATTAGAAATCTTAGGCCAATTTGTTAATATACTCACGTGTTCTcacacttaaataaataaaagatacagTTCATAAAAAAGAccaatgagatttttttataataaatatattatcagagaggaataagaaataataattaaaaaaagcataaaaaatatatctcctTAATTCTTGCTCctttgaaactgaaaatatttaccaattaaattatcaaattattacataatttaggattaaagcagaaaaaaactcttgcacattatttctttttggaaaagcaagtgatttaataatttttttagacttcTTCGAAGTATACTAGTTTTGAAATTGCAGtctgttttagttttatgtaaattatagtcatataaaaatgcattaacatCTATATACAACTTAAATGTGATTCCTTGATTCAAATCACAAGAACTCCTttgaatattattcaaataagacCACTTTCAACTGCAACATTAGGTTGAAATCGAACAAACGAAGCAGAAGAGTTACCCACAGATAAAGTCTATCATTTTGGTAAATCATGTGATTTGTATTCTTCCTCtgccaattaaaaaaatcatagacatttttgaaaatatgggtttgaagagaatttttagcaattgttttaatttttaattagtaattactCACAGAGTTAAAtcttatcatatatatttatgcCGGTAATCaactgaaatgaatttttataagtgaataataataataatttagtgtaACAATTTCAGATACAATAATGataagtttacatttttaagatttaatgttGAGATCTCttgattacatattttaaatttcaatatgatCAAACAATACTTttgtctaataaataaaaatttgtaatcatttatacataaatagaCACATATATTAACCTgattagaaagaaataatataatcgCAGTTACCTTGTACTAAAtcataattaatcaaataatgtcattttatttttaataaatagccaACATGAATTAAAAGCGATTAGAGAACAAGGTCAATTCTTTCTTCTGGAATTCAAACCGAAattgattcataaattttaataaataattccaaacaTTTATATCTCTTAATAAAAAACAGTATCACATAAAGCAATTGACAAATTTTGCAGTGCTTGAATTCAAACATATTGccagatttttaatttctattcccTTCATTTCTCTTTCAGTGTGTTCCTTAGAATAAAATGTTCCAGTTAAATCGGGCAAGAGCGATTTTTTCagaagcatttgaaaaaaaaaaaaaaaaaaccccagtaagtttatgaaatgattaaaatcgattaattttccaatttaagtGGTTTCAACAGTTGTTGAATTAGTGTTCATATTCTAGTTATACCATACAGGAAAGGGTTAAATGGTTAAGTTTCCATTTAGactaagattttatttagattCTGAGCACAAAAAACCTGATTTTGAAAggaatttataaaaaggaatataGCTCATATACTAGTTTGAAAGAACAtgagtttataaatttcaaaattttctttcgatttttGAGACAAATTGGGGGTTTAAAAATCCCCCTCCCCCGACTTTTTTTGGTTGACAACTCACTTTGGACATGTGAATGGTTCAGGATGAACGTAAAGAGATGCAACAATGAGTTCTATTGTGAGATCATCAAtgaatttatgtttcaattgaGAGGAAATCCATCTTTTTGCAATTCGGCAAGCAGTACCATAGCTGTTGTGTTGTTGGTGAAGCCTGCAAcacaaataaattagatttatacatataaaaaaatagtgcataattatcatataaatttgatcagtataaaaataacagaCATATCTCAGAGGAAAAAGCAAATATACCCATGAAGAATGCTATTCAATTTGGGAAGAATTTTAGTTGATATTTCTAACTTCAGTGATTCTTTGgtgtctttaatttttatgctaccATCTGGTGACTG from Parasteatoda tepidariorum isolate YZ-2023 chromosome 2, CAS_Ptep_4.0, whole genome shotgun sequence includes:
- the LOC139425008 gene encoding fructose-1,6-bisphosphatase 1-like, producing the protein MSSTHQGIDTDCMTLTRYVLAEQRKVPEATGDLTQLLSNIMTAIKAISTAVRKAGIAQLYGMAGETNIQGEEVKKLDVLANELFINMMKSSYGTCLLVSEENENVIEVETAQQGKYIVCFDPLDGSSNIDCLVSIGSIFAIYRRDSNDPPSPKDALQSGRNIVAAGYGLYGSATMLVLSIGGPVNGFMLDPSIGEFILTDPDIKIKPRGKIYSLNEGYEALWDAAVSEYVRSKKRPASGKPYGARYIGSMVADVHRTLKYGGIFMYPATKDSPKGKLRLMYECNPMGYLIEKAGGIATTGKMPILDIVPESIHQRSPIFLGSPEDVKEVMELYKQYKL